From the genome of Rana temporaria chromosome 8, aRanTem1.1, whole genome shotgun sequence:
TTCAGCTGGAAGAAATAACTCGGCCAAATGTCACTGACAAGTCCACAGGGTGCCGCCGCGTTTCAAGCGCCGCGCTAAGAATCTGTAAAAAGGTTGTCAAGGAATGTGAGATTTCTGCGGCAAACCCATGAGGCTGTACATCCTTCACTAAATTCACCTTCTGAGCGATATCACGACCCCCCAATGTTCTCgccctttaaccctttcatgactaaccacttcccgcccggtgaatagtcaattgacgtccaggaagtggttgtgaaatcctgactggacgtctattgacgtcctgcaggatttcatgccggcgggcgcgcagcacggcgatcggtgatgcggggagtcagtctgacaccctgcatctccgatctcggtaaagagcctccggacacggctgatcacgatataAACAGGAAGAGTCCTTGATCggctgaacgcggcgtattgtgccgcgatttgccgcgacaaattgcagcgttttgtcccgcgatttgccgcgaaaaaacgctgcgtttttttaccgcggttttcgctggaggggtgatttacacattgtcggctatggccgaacgccgaagccgcctgaaaaaaagggtcagggacttgttttgagcttcaggcgtacggcgtttcggcgttcggcgtggagatgtgaaccatctccatagccgacaatgttaaatcgcccctccagcgtatttcaggctgcaatagcgtcgggcgtcaaaacgcctaggtgtgaatggagccaaacAGATGGGATCCCCGCAGCACGCAGCGCTGTGATGTCACACTGGAgcagatgtggtgtgtgtgattcATTCACCCTCCTTCCCTCATCCTCGCTCACTCCGCCATCCTCCCGGCAGACGATGAGCGGCGCAGGTGAGGAGGAGATCCAAGTCCTAGCGGAGCTTTCAGAGGATTTCTCGCAGGAGaacgcagcagccccccccccctcctccgctctccccatcCCAGCATCATGTAGTACGATCGTTTCTACTGAACGCAACAGCTGAGAGAGACCGTGATCGCTGAGCTCCTCCGTCCCCTCCGTACAAGTGAGTGACAATACTTTATTATTTCACATCATTTCATTGCTTTGTGCTGTTTTATGTCATTCCCAATACACAATGCATGTCATAGAAAACAcattactaagactggagagtgcGGAATGTGgcgcagccaatcagcttccagctacAGAttctttaattaagctttgataataaaatctggaagctgattggttactatgcagagctgtgtTAGTTATTTCGGTGTGGAGACCAAACCAATCCCAACTCCACAATCTTTTCTGTGCGGATCGAATCGTCTCACATTATTATCATACGATCGACTGAAATGGATACAGAATTACCTTCGGATCGCAGAGAGTCGCCCGACGTTTATTGTCTGCTGTGGATGGGGACAGAGCGCCGGATTGGTCGATCTTTCATGGACTGAATGGGATTTACTGCCCCGGGAAACCCCACCAGACCGAGGAGCCCCACCAGACCGAGGAGCCCCAGAGCCCCACCGGACCGAGGAACCCCACCAGACCGTGGAGCCCCAGCAGACCGAGGAGCCCCACCAGACCGAGGAGCCCCACCAGACCGAGGAGCCCCACTAGACCGAGGAGCCCCACCAGACCGAGGAGCCCCACCAGAGCGAGGAGCCCCACTAGACCGAGGAGCCCCACTAGACCGAGGAGCCCCACTAGACCGAGGAGCCCCACCAGACCGAGGAGCCCCACCAGAGCGAGGAGCCCCACCAGACCGAGGAGCCCCACCGGACCGAGGAGCCCCACCAGACCGAGGAGCCCCACCAGACCGAGGAGCCCCACTAGACCGAGGAGACATACCGGACCGAGGAGCCCCACCAGATCGAGGCGCCCCACCAGACCGAGGAGCCCCAGAGCCCCACCAGACCGAGGAGCCCCACCAGACCGAGGAGCCCCACCAGACCGGGGAGCCCCACCAGAGCGAGGAGCCCCACCAGACCGAAGGAGCCCCAGAGCCCCTCCAGACCGAGGAGCCCCACCAGACCGAGGAGCCCCACCAGACCGGGGAGCCCCACCGGACCGAGGAGCCCCACCAGACCGAGGAGCCCCACCAGACCGGGGAGCCCCACCGGACCGAGGAGCCCCACCAGACCGAGGAGCCCCACCAGACCGAGGAGCCCCACCTACCCCATATATTGCACCCCCTGCAACACTGACTACTCCATATATTGCACCCCCTGCAACACCGACTACTCCATATGTTGCACCCCCTGCAACACCGACTACCCAATATTTTGCACCCCCTGCAACACCAACTACCCCATATTTTGCACCCCCTGCAACACCGACTACCCCATATATTGCACCCCCTGCAACACCGACTACTCCATATTTTGCACCCCCTGCAACACCGACTACCCCATATTCTGCACCCCCTGCAACACCGACTACCCCATATTTTGCACCCCCTGCATCCCCTACTACCCCCTACACTGCACCCACTGCTTCTCCTACTACCCCACTTTCTGCACCTCCTGCACCCTCCCCCATTACTACAAATTCTGCACCCCCTCATCCCCCACCACTACCCCACATCACCTACACCCCCACATTTTGCATCCCTACTACCGTACATTCTACATTGTCTGCATTCCCCACTACCTCACATTGAGCATCCCCTACAACCCCACATTGAGCATCCCCTGCATCTCCTACTACCTCACATTCTGCACCTCCTGAATCTCCTACTACCTCACAGTGAGCATCCCCTACTACCCCACATTGAGCATCCCCTGCATCCCTTACTACCCCACATTGAGCATCCCCTACTACCTCACATTGAGCATCCCCTGCATCCCCTAGTACCCCACATTGAGCACCTCCTGCATCCCCTACTACCCAACATTGAGCATCCCCTGCATCCCCTACTACCTCACATTGAGCATCCCCTGCATCCCCTACTACCCAACATTGAGCATCCCCTGCATCCCCTACTACCCAACATTGAGCACCCCCTGCATCCCCTACTACCCCACATTGAGCATCCCCTGCATCCCCTACTACCCCACATTGAGCACCTCCTGCATCCCCTACTACCCAACATTGAGCATCCCCTGCATCCCTTACTACCCCACATTGAGCATCCCCTACTACCCCACATTGAGGATCCCCTGCATCCCCTACTACCCCACATTGAGCACCTCCTGCATCCCCTACTACCCAACATTGAGCATCCCCTGCATCCCCTACTACCCAACATTGAGCATCCCTGCATCCCTTACTACCCCACTTTCTGCACCTGATGCATTCTCCCCCCATTACCACCCATTCTGCACCCCCTGCATCCTCCACCACTACCCCATTAGAGACACCTCCTGTATCCTGCACTACCGTatgttaccggtcccaaaatatagattaagggaaccgatgattgtagacgtactgatgtgatgtgatcatctcggcgggtactacaaaaatacacgaacaagagaatatatgaccatgcttctttatgactaaaatgagtttcacttttacataacaatacatacagttttttataTAGTTACATGTTTATAATTGTTAACATAACAACAGTACAGATTGGACTGAAATACCTTTAAAACATAGCTGCAACAATGAATAccattatattttattaaacatacattttccttttattttgtgttatagacacttatctttatctctatagcacactttagctgtgtcataatgagagttacactgcattgcttataaatataaatcctgaagcaattctctcttttgaccactagatggcgcaccttgcataaatgtacaagcagtgtataacctgTCCATGTGGCTATTAATCCTCTATAATTTTAACATGTGACTTCTAATATATGTAACTTTGCATAAATCAGgttgaaatatacccatatataacagtctagtgcttgcaataaacagttgctccgaccagtacaatagtcctagggtttttcgctattttcactgctctcaacacatgctgctttgaaagtctaattacagccaaactattgcacaaaatctactaaaactttctcctgcaactgctctagatgtttaggaatctttctagtacagtttagtaagaatgagaaaggtagtacatacctacaaaaatacacgaacaagagaatatatgaccatgcttctttatgactaaaatgagtttcacttagTCACATGATGCATGTGGTCTCatatagactctgttcgggtaccctctctgccatctactggttgttttatagaatagcaggatatcaaaaaataacaataaaaataaatgaatgtaggctttggggtgcctgttttgtctttcatgtgataccccagcccgtcacacTCTCCCCTCCTTTAGTTAATGGCTCCTGACATTACACTTAATTGTTCTCTGAACTCTATTGAGTGATTTAAGAAACCCAAATAGGTACTTGCTGCCACAACGGAGCTATGTTAACTACCTGGTATGACATGGGAGTAGCTAGCATTGTAGGAGTTTGTACGGTGTGAACCTGACTTGGTCTGTAGGTTGGCTGACCTAGTGtatcattagtgttgagcagaatatgccatattcgatttcgcgatatatctcgaatatatattcgaatattcgagatatattcgctaaattcgaatattcgtgatattttatcgaaattaattgaatgcgatttttcgctattgcgaatgcgaaaataattgcgattttttaataactgcggtaggagcgctctgattggcttagaatattcgtgatattttatcgaaatatcgcaacatgcgaatgcgatatttattgcgcaatttcgagatatgctggaggagcgctctgattggctcagaatattcgtgatattttatcgaaatatcgcaacatgcgaatgcgatatttattgcgcaatttcgagatatgctggaggagcgctctgattggctcagaatattcgtgatattttatcgaaatatcgcaacatgcgaatgcgatatttattgcgcaatttcgagatatgctggaggagcgctctgattggctcagaatattcgtgatattttatcgaaatatcgcaacatgcgaatgcgatatttattgcgcaatttcgagatatg
Proteins encoded in this window:
- the LOC120909835 gene encoding 110 kDa antigen-like — protein: MGFTAPGNPTRPRSPTRPRSPRAPPDRGTPPDRGAPADRGAPPDRGAPPDRGAPLDRGAPPDRGAPPERGAPLDRGAPLDRGAPLDRGAPPDRGAPPERGAPPDRGAPPDRGAPPDRGAPPDRGAPLDRGDIPDRGAPPDRGAPPDRGAPEPHQTEEPHQTEEPHQTGEPHQSEEPHQTEGAPEPLQTEEPHQTEEPHQTGEPHRTEEPHQTEEPHQTGEPHRTEEPHQTEEPHQTEEPHLPHILHPLQH